A stretch of Labrus mixtus chromosome 7, fLabMix1.1, whole genome shotgun sequence DNA encodes these proteins:
- the LOC132977449 gene encoding matrix remodeling-associated protein 8-like, whose product MVNMKIEREDIIFQALLFIHIPVACLFTAVSAQADSSSSVVVAGYNVSAPAGSRVLLQCVSGRMVWTRDRVRDRQRVLHWDLYRASPDYTMERVVDMFSAGDQRIYNSYNLDRVSLSRTAFKDGNFSLVIKDVTMNDRGLYSCNLHHLYCHLYETVRVQLNVTKSRRKEQRYWDGHKAVYVVLLGSTVVLPCVNRRNVWTDWTNEEEDQQVVHWDRQSPGVRHDRADRLVDLYASGEQRSYGPLFLQRKMNISNQAFSEGDFSLAISDLKPTDQGKYSCHLHHHYCGLHERREFQVTVEPPVIQPTLPAKALPSEDKDTTKAESPRVINVILPEQRHHFLLPLGYVLTSFLLLAFIILIIILITRRRRTKEYHPQVSIRSSRSQSSSEEFEMDVPEVNVCSREEKRFEYKNNLLKEKVHIISQPKVIDLDKEMQKFSK is encoded by the exons ATGGTCAACATGAAGATTGAGAGGGAGGACATCATTTTTCAggctctcctcttcatccaca TCCCTGTGGCCTGCCTCTTCACTGCAG tgtcAGCTCAGgccgacagcagcagcagcgtggtGGTGGCAGGGTACAACGTGAGCGCCCCGGCCGGGTCGAGGGTGTTGCTGCAGTGTGTGAGCGGCCGGATGGTGTGGACCAGGGACAGGgtgagggacagacagagggtGCTCCACTGGGACCTGTACAGAGCCAGTCCAGACTACACCATGGAGAGGGTGGTGGACATGTTCTCAGCGGGGGACCAGAGGATCTACAACTCCTATAACCTGGACAGGGTCAGCCTCAGCCGGACCGCCTTCAAGGATGGAAACTTCTCTCTGGTCATCAAAG ACGTGACTATGAACGACCGAGGTCTGTACTCTTGTAACCTCCACCATCTCTACTGCCACCTGTATGAAACAGTCCGGGTGCAGCTCAATGTTACTAAATCCC GTCGTAAAGAACAGCGCTACTGGGATGGACACAAAGCGGTGTATGTGGTGCTACTTGGCAGCACCGTGGTTCTGCCGTGCGTCAACCGACGTAATGTGTGGACGGACTGGACCAATGAGGAAGAGGACcagcag GTGGTTCACTGGGACAGACAGTCTCCAGGAGTCCGGCACGACCGCGCAGACCGGCTGGTGGACCTGTACGCCTCCGGGGAACAACGTAGCTATGGACCTCTGTTCCTCCAGAGGAAGATGAACATCAGCAACCAAGCCTTCTCGGAGGGGGACTTTTCACTTGCTATATCTGATCTGAAG cccACTGATCAGGGGAAGTACTCCTGCCATCTCCACCATCACTACTGTGGCCTACATGAGAGAAGAGAGTTTCAGGTTACAGTGGAACCACCAGTGATACAGCCCACCCTGCCAGCCAAAGCACTGCCCAGTGAAGACAAag ACACCACTAAGGCTGAATCACCGCGAGTCATCAATGTGATCCTCCCTGAGCAGAGACACCACTTTCTCCTGCCGCTCGGCTACGTCCTCacctccttcctgctcctggccttcatcatcctcatcatcatcctcatcacaCGCAGACGTAGAACCAAAG AGTATCACCCACAGGTGTCTATAAG GTCCAGCAGAAGTCAGAGCAGCTCAGAGGAGTTTGAAATGGACGTCCCTGAAGTGAATGTGTGCAGTCGGGAGGAGAAAAGATTtg AGTACAAGAACAACCTGCTGAAAGAGAAGGTCCACATAATCTCTCAGCCCAAAGTCATTGATCTTGACAAAG AGATGCAGAAGTTTTCTAAGTGA
- the per3 gene encoding period circadian protein homolog 3 isoform X1 — MDKLPLMCDQRVEMPGVDSNPDGEDPVLQSAAGESGEQGGRVLSGPQSQRLRGEESGISGGEVGQDDEEMTSGSNDLSLSSNHSPGSATGSISASTKSSENAADGKGQTHREMMLTVAEMKKRLPSDKRSRSKASTVEALHYALNCVKQVQANSEYYKLLMRNSQDERSNATVCTLEELERVTSEHTLKNTDSFVVVFSLSSGRVLYASEQAPSILCCKRKFLESAKFVELLFHQDVNVFYSHTAQPHLPPWSNSHTAGVLFDCAQVKSFFCRIRGGKDCDGEMRYNPFRITPYLLKVQGKASGGAEEESCCLALAERIISGYEAPRIPLDKRIFTTTHSPGCVFLEVDDRAVPLLGYLPQDLIGTSLLTCIHPDDRPLMLSMHRKVLKYAGQSPFEHSPVRLRCQNGDHITLDTSWSSFINPWSRKVAFIIGRHKVRTSPLNEDVFAARNKDDVLVTHEDIKDLQSKIYKLFLQPVHNNGSSGYGSLGSNGSHEHYISVASSSDSNGNMWEDSHREPMTLQQICADVNRVKSWGQQACPGSSHKNALLCKPTKGALPPTVSNPEVRNHEEERKQTHIPSYQQINCVDNIIRYLESCTGPALKRKSNSHSLATSSSSSSSDDDKPAGATDTAQASSDVVLDSGVSVAPTSAAVVGAPLTDITMSTKAMSVVSVTSQCSYSSTIVHVPQPESEATALEDAPMGSEPADAAPTPIRPTPSLATEEPRFIGLTKEVLSAHTQKEEQEYVDRFRNRILQSPYSSYLQLDNSSKAHSHHPGDYLRPLSAGGLNRPRRGMSRHKRPKPQGSSDSYTSPPGPPRRVPHSSWPSSESSQPQLGAPYSQAAQLQQSFFPMMATQPGPEQPPLPQQLPGATPMVVQTPEQTQFNYNFNIMQPPQNLHGMQSIQMQNMQNIQNFHNLQIMAPTQNISPYMSPVMAVILPNYPTFTPGFPPIYPPSSSSMLPQAPISMAGFAPGTTPFPPPTQFQAQPVPQTSQTSLGPMLCSPRASSSIGEEEEEAEPQALFSSSRSSSPLQLNLLQEELPKPSEGQSSTGHNYAESLHEQHANKGDIPSESGNHDTQSTSSELLDLLLQEDARSGTGSNASGSGSGESGGSLGSGSGSNGTSTSLTGSSNSSKYFASNDSSDTSRKARKSQEAPAEHQHSFDTQVENSLWSMIQHTPERVMMTYQIHPRDQNEVLAEDREKLQVLRSLQPWFTQEQREELADVHPWIKQHTLPQEIDTQGCMGCSACNAGVACSPHPPAPDSSSILESPLQDSMGPVVDT, encoded by the exons ATGGACAAATTGCCACTGATGTGCGACCAAAGAGTGGAGATGCCGGGAGTGGACAGCAATCCTGATGGGGAGGACCCTGTGTTACAGTCAGCTGCAGGAGAAAGTGgagagcagggagggagggtgttGTCAGGGCCGCAATCACAGCGCCTCAGAGGGGAGGAAAGCGGAATTTCAGGTGGAGAAGTGGGGCAGGATGACGAGGAGATGACTAGCGGATCAAATGACCTCTCTCTGTCGTCCAATCACAGCCCTGGTAGTGCCACAGGATCCATCTCAGCTTCAACCAAGAG cagTGAGAATGCAGCTGATGGCAAAGGCCAGACCCACAGAGAGATGATGCTCACAGTGgcagagatgaagaagaggctACCATCAGACAAACGCAGCCGCAGCAAAGCTAGCACAGTGGAGGCCTTACATTATGCACTCAACTGTGTCAAGCAGGTGCAAG CCAACAGTGAATACTACAAACTGCTGATGAGAAATAGCCAGGATGAGAGGAGCAATGCCACCGTCTGCACCCTGGAAGAGCTGGAGAGAGTCACTTCTGAACACACCCTTAAAAACACG GACTCCTTTGTGGTGGTGTTCTCCCTGTCGAGCGGCCGAGTGCTGTACGCATCGGAGCAAGCTCCCAGCATCCTTTGCTGCAAGAGAAAGTTCCTGGAGTCGGCCAAGTTCGTGGAGCTGCTCTTCCACCAAGATGTTAACGTCTTCTACTCCCACACGGCTCAGCCACATCTGCCTCCCTGGAGCAActcacacacag CAGGGGTTCTGTTTGACTGTGCGCAGGTCAAGTCTTTCTTTTGCAGAATCAG GGGTGGGAAGGACTGTGACGGTGAGATGCGTTACAACCCGTTTCGGATAACACCTTACCTGCTGAAGGTGCAGGGGAAAGCAAGCGGTGGGGCGGAGGAGGAGTCGTGCTGCCTGGCGCTTGCTGAGCGAATTATATCTGGATATGAGG CACCTCGGATCCCGTTGGACAAGCGCATCTTCACCACCACTCACTCTCCTGGCTGTGTGTTCCTGGAAGTCGATGACAG GGCTGTGCCGTTGCTAGGATACCTTCCTCAGGATCTCATTGGCACGTCGTTGCTGACATGCATTCACCCGGACGACCGCCCCTTAATGCTGTCGATGCATCGGAAAG TGTTAAAGTATGCTGGCCAGTCTCCGTTTGAACACTCTCCGGTGCGTCTGCGCTGTCAGAACGGAGACCACATCACCTTGGACACCAGCTGGTCCAGCTTCATCAACCCTTGGAGCCGCAAGGTGGCCTTCATCATTGGACGGCATAAAGTCAGGAC GAGTCCCCTGAATGAGGATGTGTTCGCTGCTCGGAACAAAGACGATGTCCTGGTCACACATGAGGACATAAAAGATCTACAATCAAAGATCTACAAGCTTTTCCTGCAG CCGGTCCACAACAATGGGTCCAGTGGTTACGGCAGCTTGGGAAGTAACGGCTCTCATGAGCACTACATCAGTGTAGCTTCCTCAAGTGACAGCAATGGTAACATGTGGGAGGACTCGCACAGAGAGCCG aTGACTCTGCAGCAGATCTGTGCCGACGTCAACAGAGTCAAGAGCTGGGGGCAGCAAGCCTGTCCGGGCTCCAGCCACAAAAATGCTCTTCTCTGCAAACCTACGAAAG GAGCACTTCCCCCCACAGTCTCCAACCCTGAGGTGAGAAAtcatgaagaggagaggaagcaaaCACACATCCCCTCCTATCAGCAGATCAACTGTGTGGACAACATTATCAG aTATTTGGAGAGCTGCACAGGTCCAGCCCTTAAGCGGAAGAGTAACTCTCATTCCCTAGccacatcttcttcttcctcatcctcagATGATGACAAGCCTGCTGGAGCCACAGACACAGCCCAGGCCAGCTCAGATG TGGTGTTGGACAGTGGGGTGTCAGTGGCCCCTACATCAGCAGCAGTTGTTGGAGCACCTCTGACAGacatcacaatgtcaacaaaggCCATGAGTGTAGTGTCTGTCACCAGCCAGTGTTCGTACAGCAGCACCATCGTTCATGTGCCACAACCTGAATCAG AGGCTACAGCACTGGAGGATGCCCCGATGGGCAGTGAGCCTGCTGATGCTGCTCCGACCCCCATCCGTCCGACCCCAAGCCTCGCCACAGAGGAACCAAGGTTCATAGGTCTCACCAAGGAGGTGCTGTCAGCGCACACCCAGAAAGAGGAACAAGAATATGTGGATCGATTTCGCAATCGCATCCTGCAGAGCCCCTACAGCTCCTATCTGCAGCTTGACAACAGCTCTAAGGCTCACTCACACCACCCAG GCGACTACCTTCGTCCCTTAAGTGCTGGTGGACTGAACCGCCCCAGAAGAGGAATGTCCAGACACAAGCGTCCCAAACCCCAGGGTTCCTCAGACAGCTACACTTCCCCACCAGGCCCGCCTCGCCGTGTCCCACACTCCTCTTGGCCCTCCTCTGAATCCTCCCAACCGCAGTTGGGGGCGCCCTACAGTCAAGCGGCCCAGCTCCAGCAATCATTCTTCCCCATGATGGCAACCCAGCCTGGCCCGGAGCAACCCCCATTACCACAACAGCTGCCCGGAGCAACCCCCATGGTGGTGCAAACTCCTGAACAAACCCAGTTCAACTACAACTTCAACATCATGCAGCCCCCCCAGAACCTGCACGGCATGCAATCCATCCAGATGCAGAACATGCAGAATATCCAGAACTTTCACAACCTGCAGATCATGGCTCCAACCCAGAACATCAGCCCTTACATGAGTCCGGTCATGGCCGTCATCCTGCCCAACTACCCAACTTTCACTCCTGGTTTCCCCCCCATTTACCCACCATCCTCTTCTTCCATGCTGCCTCAGGCACCCATTTCCATGGCAGGCTTTGCCCCTGGAACTACCCCCTTCCCTCCTCCGACCCAGTTCCAAGCCCAGCCAGTCCCCCAAACCTCCCAGACCTCCCTGGGCCCTATGCTTTGCTCACCCAGAGCTAGCTCCTCTattggggaggaggaggaggaagctgagCCTCAGGCTTTATTCTCCAGCTCCCGCTCCAGTTCCCCTCTGCAGCTGAACCTGCTTCAGGAGGAGCTGCCAAAACCGAGCGAAGGACAGAGCAGCACAGGGCACAACTATGCAGAGAGCCTCCATGAACAACATGCCAACAAG GGTGATATCCCCAGTGAGTCTGGAAACCATGATACCCAGTCGACATCCAGTGAGCTGCTTGACcttctgctgcaggaggatgCCAGGTCAGGGACCGGCTCTAATGCCTCAGGCTCTGGGTCAGGGGAGTCAGGAGGCTCCCTGGGATCTGGATCTGGTTCCAATGGAACCTCCACCTCACTCACTG gcagcagcaacagcagcaaatACTTTGCCAGCAACGACTCATCAGACACATCACGCAAAGCCCGCAAGAGCCAGGAGGCCCCGGCAGAGCACCAGCACAGCTTCGACACTCAGGTGGAGAACTCCCTGTGGAGCATGATCCAGCACACGCCTGAGCGTGTCATGATGACGTATCAGATCCACCCCAG gGATCAGAATGAGGTGCTGGCAGAAGACAGGGAGAAGCTTCAGGTGCTTCGGTCCCTCCAGCCGTGGTTCAcccaggagcagagagaggagctggCTGATGTCCATCCGTGGATCAAACAGCACACACTCCCACAGGAgatagacacacag GGTTGCATGGGCTGTAGCGCGTGCAACGCAGGGGTAGCTTGCTCCCCTCACCCTCCCGCCCCTGACAGCTCGTCCATTCTGGAGAGCCCTCTGCAGGACTCCATGGGACCAGTGGTGGACACTTGA
- the per3 gene encoding period circadian protein homolog 3 isoform X2, with product MDKLPLMCDQRVEMPGVDSNPDGEDPVLQSAAGESGEQGGRVLSGPQSQRLRGEESGISGGEVGQDDEEMTSGSNDLSLSSNHSPGSATGSISASTKSSENAADGKGQTHREMMLTVAEMKKRLPSDKRSRSKASTVEALHYALNCVKQVQANSEYYKLLMRNSQDERSNATVCTLEELERVTSEHTLKNTDSFVVVFSLSSGRVLYASEQAPSILCCKRKFLESAKFVELLFHQDVNVFYSHTAQPHLPPWSNSHTGVLFDCAQVKSFFCRIRGGKDCDGEMRYNPFRITPYLLKVQGKASGGAEEESCCLALAERIISGYEAPRIPLDKRIFTTTHSPGCVFLEVDDRAVPLLGYLPQDLIGTSLLTCIHPDDRPLMLSMHRKVLKYAGQSPFEHSPVRLRCQNGDHITLDTSWSSFINPWSRKVAFIIGRHKVRTSPLNEDVFAARNKDDVLVTHEDIKDLQSKIYKLFLQPVHNNGSSGYGSLGSNGSHEHYISVASSSDSNGNMWEDSHREPMTLQQICADVNRVKSWGQQACPGSSHKNALLCKPTKGALPPTVSNPEVRNHEEERKQTHIPSYQQINCVDNIIRYLESCTGPALKRKSNSHSLATSSSSSSSDDDKPAGATDTAQASSDVVLDSGVSVAPTSAAVVGAPLTDITMSTKAMSVVSVTSQCSYSSTIVHVPQPESEATALEDAPMGSEPADAAPTPIRPTPSLATEEPRFIGLTKEVLSAHTQKEEQEYVDRFRNRILQSPYSSYLQLDNSSKAHSHHPGDYLRPLSAGGLNRPRRGMSRHKRPKPQGSSDSYTSPPGPPRRVPHSSWPSSESSQPQLGAPYSQAAQLQQSFFPMMATQPGPEQPPLPQQLPGATPMVVQTPEQTQFNYNFNIMQPPQNLHGMQSIQMQNMQNIQNFHNLQIMAPTQNISPYMSPVMAVILPNYPTFTPGFPPIYPPSSSSMLPQAPISMAGFAPGTTPFPPPTQFQAQPVPQTSQTSLGPMLCSPRASSSIGEEEEEAEPQALFSSSRSSSPLQLNLLQEELPKPSEGQSSTGHNYAESLHEQHANKGDIPSESGNHDTQSTSSELLDLLLQEDARSGTGSNASGSGSGESGGSLGSGSGSNGTSTSLTGSSNSSKYFASNDSSDTSRKARKSQEAPAEHQHSFDTQVENSLWSMIQHTPERVMMTYQIHPRDQNEVLAEDREKLQVLRSLQPWFTQEQREELADVHPWIKQHTLPQEIDTQGCMGCSACNAGVACSPHPPAPDSSSILESPLQDSMGPVVDT from the exons ATGGACAAATTGCCACTGATGTGCGACCAAAGAGTGGAGATGCCGGGAGTGGACAGCAATCCTGATGGGGAGGACCCTGTGTTACAGTCAGCTGCAGGAGAAAGTGgagagcagggagggagggtgttGTCAGGGCCGCAATCACAGCGCCTCAGAGGGGAGGAAAGCGGAATTTCAGGTGGAGAAGTGGGGCAGGATGACGAGGAGATGACTAGCGGATCAAATGACCTCTCTCTGTCGTCCAATCACAGCCCTGGTAGTGCCACAGGATCCATCTCAGCTTCAACCAAGAG cagTGAGAATGCAGCTGATGGCAAAGGCCAGACCCACAGAGAGATGATGCTCACAGTGgcagagatgaagaagaggctACCATCAGACAAACGCAGCCGCAGCAAAGCTAGCACAGTGGAGGCCTTACATTATGCACTCAACTGTGTCAAGCAGGTGCAAG CCAACAGTGAATACTACAAACTGCTGATGAGAAATAGCCAGGATGAGAGGAGCAATGCCACCGTCTGCACCCTGGAAGAGCTGGAGAGAGTCACTTCTGAACACACCCTTAAAAACACG GACTCCTTTGTGGTGGTGTTCTCCCTGTCGAGCGGCCGAGTGCTGTACGCATCGGAGCAAGCTCCCAGCATCCTTTGCTGCAAGAGAAAGTTCCTGGAGTCGGCCAAGTTCGTGGAGCTGCTCTTCCACCAAGATGTTAACGTCTTCTACTCCCACACGGCTCAGCCACATCTGCCTCCCTGGAGCAActcacacacag GGGTTCTGTTTGACTGTGCGCAGGTCAAGTCTTTCTTTTGCAGAATCAG GGGTGGGAAGGACTGTGACGGTGAGATGCGTTACAACCCGTTTCGGATAACACCTTACCTGCTGAAGGTGCAGGGGAAAGCAAGCGGTGGGGCGGAGGAGGAGTCGTGCTGCCTGGCGCTTGCTGAGCGAATTATATCTGGATATGAGG CACCTCGGATCCCGTTGGACAAGCGCATCTTCACCACCACTCACTCTCCTGGCTGTGTGTTCCTGGAAGTCGATGACAG GGCTGTGCCGTTGCTAGGATACCTTCCTCAGGATCTCATTGGCACGTCGTTGCTGACATGCATTCACCCGGACGACCGCCCCTTAATGCTGTCGATGCATCGGAAAG TGTTAAAGTATGCTGGCCAGTCTCCGTTTGAACACTCTCCGGTGCGTCTGCGCTGTCAGAACGGAGACCACATCACCTTGGACACCAGCTGGTCCAGCTTCATCAACCCTTGGAGCCGCAAGGTGGCCTTCATCATTGGACGGCATAAAGTCAGGAC GAGTCCCCTGAATGAGGATGTGTTCGCTGCTCGGAACAAAGACGATGTCCTGGTCACACATGAGGACATAAAAGATCTACAATCAAAGATCTACAAGCTTTTCCTGCAG CCGGTCCACAACAATGGGTCCAGTGGTTACGGCAGCTTGGGAAGTAACGGCTCTCATGAGCACTACATCAGTGTAGCTTCCTCAAGTGACAGCAATGGTAACATGTGGGAGGACTCGCACAGAGAGCCG aTGACTCTGCAGCAGATCTGTGCCGACGTCAACAGAGTCAAGAGCTGGGGGCAGCAAGCCTGTCCGGGCTCCAGCCACAAAAATGCTCTTCTCTGCAAACCTACGAAAG GAGCACTTCCCCCCACAGTCTCCAACCCTGAGGTGAGAAAtcatgaagaggagaggaagcaaaCACACATCCCCTCCTATCAGCAGATCAACTGTGTGGACAACATTATCAG aTATTTGGAGAGCTGCACAGGTCCAGCCCTTAAGCGGAAGAGTAACTCTCATTCCCTAGccacatcttcttcttcctcatcctcagATGATGACAAGCCTGCTGGAGCCACAGACACAGCCCAGGCCAGCTCAGATG TGGTGTTGGACAGTGGGGTGTCAGTGGCCCCTACATCAGCAGCAGTTGTTGGAGCACCTCTGACAGacatcacaatgtcaacaaaggCCATGAGTGTAGTGTCTGTCACCAGCCAGTGTTCGTACAGCAGCACCATCGTTCATGTGCCACAACCTGAATCAG AGGCTACAGCACTGGAGGATGCCCCGATGGGCAGTGAGCCTGCTGATGCTGCTCCGACCCCCATCCGTCCGACCCCAAGCCTCGCCACAGAGGAACCAAGGTTCATAGGTCTCACCAAGGAGGTGCTGTCAGCGCACACCCAGAAAGAGGAACAAGAATATGTGGATCGATTTCGCAATCGCATCCTGCAGAGCCCCTACAGCTCCTATCTGCAGCTTGACAACAGCTCTAAGGCTCACTCACACCACCCAG GCGACTACCTTCGTCCCTTAAGTGCTGGTGGACTGAACCGCCCCAGAAGAGGAATGTCCAGACACAAGCGTCCCAAACCCCAGGGTTCCTCAGACAGCTACACTTCCCCACCAGGCCCGCCTCGCCGTGTCCCACACTCCTCTTGGCCCTCCTCTGAATCCTCCCAACCGCAGTTGGGGGCGCCCTACAGTCAAGCGGCCCAGCTCCAGCAATCATTCTTCCCCATGATGGCAACCCAGCCTGGCCCGGAGCAACCCCCATTACCACAACAGCTGCCCGGAGCAACCCCCATGGTGGTGCAAACTCCTGAACAAACCCAGTTCAACTACAACTTCAACATCATGCAGCCCCCCCAGAACCTGCACGGCATGCAATCCATCCAGATGCAGAACATGCAGAATATCCAGAACTTTCACAACCTGCAGATCATGGCTCCAACCCAGAACATCAGCCCTTACATGAGTCCGGTCATGGCCGTCATCCTGCCCAACTACCCAACTTTCACTCCTGGTTTCCCCCCCATTTACCCACCATCCTCTTCTTCCATGCTGCCTCAGGCACCCATTTCCATGGCAGGCTTTGCCCCTGGAACTACCCCCTTCCCTCCTCCGACCCAGTTCCAAGCCCAGCCAGTCCCCCAAACCTCCCAGACCTCCCTGGGCCCTATGCTTTGCTCACCCAGAGCTAGCTCCTCTattggggaggaggaggaggaagctgagCCTCAGGCTTTATTCTCCAGCTCCCGCTCCAGTTCCCCTCTGCAGCTGAACCTGCTTCAGGAGGAGCTGCCAAAACCGAGCGAAGGACAGAGCAGCACAGGGCACAACTATGCAGAGAGCCTCCATGAACAACATGCCAACAAG GGTGATATCCCCAGTGAGTCTGGAAACCATGATACCCAGTCGACATCCAGTGAGCTGCTTGACcttctgctgcaggaggatgCCAGGTCAGGGACCGGCTCTAATGCCTCAGGCTCTGGGTCAGGGGAGTCAGGAGGCTCCCTGGGATCTGGATCTGGTTCCAATGGAACCTCCACCTCACTCACTG gcagcagcaacagcagcaaatACTTTGCCAGCAACGACTCATCAGACACATCACGCAAAGCCCGCAAGAGCCAGGAGGCCCCGGCAGAGCACCAGCACAGCTTCGACACTCAGGTGGAGAACTCCCTGTGGAGCATGATCCAGCACACGCCTGAGCGTGTCATGATGACGTATCAGATCCACCCCAG gGATCAGAATGAGGTGCTGGCAGAAGACAGGGAGAAGCTTCAGGTGCTTCGGTCCCTCCAGCCGTGGTTCAcccaggagcagagagaggagctggCTGATGTCCATCCGTGGATCAAACAGCACACACTCCCACAGGAgatagacacacag GGTTGCATGGGCTGTAGCGCGTGCAACGCAGGGGTAGCTTGCTCCCCTCACCCTCCCGCCCCTGACAGCTCGTCCATTCTGGAGAGCCCTCTGCAGGACTCCATGGGACCAGTGGTGGACACTTGA